The following are encoded together in the Flavobacterium sp. TR2 genome:
- a CDS encoding quinone-dependent dihydroorotate dehydrogenase yields MYKLIIRPILFCFDPEKVHYFTFSFVKFISKIPGVSAIIRSIYEVKDTRLEREVFGIKFKNPVGLAAGFDKDAKLYKELGDFGFGFIEIGTVTPVGQEGNPKKRLFRLKEDQAIINRMGFNNGGVLEAVERLKKNSGVLIGGNIGKNKVTDNEDAVKDYIICFDALFNHVDYFVVNVSSPNTPNLRALQDKEPLTALLQTLQNRNIEKQKTSSQKVKPILLKIAPDLTDDQLLDIIDIVKTTQIAGVIATNTTISREGLQSANQTEMGGLSGKPLTKRSTEVIRFLSEKSNKAFPIIGVGGIHSAADAIEKLNAGASLVQLYTGFIYEGPALIKAINKKVLEQL; encoded by the coding sequence ATGTATAAATTGATAATTCGTCCGATACTTTTTTGTTTTGATCCTGAAAAAGTGCATTACTTTACTTTCTCATTTGTAAAATTCATTTCAAAAATCCCTGGAGTTTCGGCAATTATAAGATCGATTTACGAAGTAAAAGACACTCGACTGGAAAGAGAAGTTTTCGGAATTAAATTTAAAAACCCAGTTGGACTTGCGGCGGGTTTTGATAAAGATGCGAAACTGTATAAAGAACTAGGCGATTTTGGTTTTGGGTTTATCGAAATCGGAACGGTAACACCGGTTGGACAAGAAGGAAATCCAAAAAAACGTTTATTCCGTTTAAAAGAAGATCAGGCGATTATTAACCGAATGGGGTTTAATAACGGTGGTGTTCTGGAAGCTGTAGAGCGTCTAAAAAAGAACTCAGGAGTTTTGATCGGTGGAAATATAGGAAAGAATAAAGTGACTGATAACGAAGATGCTGTAAAAGATTATATCATTTGTTTTGATGCGCTTTTTAATCATGTAGACTATTTTGTGGTAAATGTGAGTTCGCCAAATACACCCAATTTAAGAGCGCTACAAGACAAAGAGCCTCTGACGGCTTTATTGCAGACTTTGCAAAACAGAAATATCGAAAAGCAAAAGACAAGCTCTCAAAAAGTAAAACCAATTCTTTTAAAAATTGCTCCAGATCTTACAGATGATCAGCTGCTAGATATTATTGATATTGTAAAAACAACCCAAATTGCAGGGGTAATTGCGACCAATACTACTATATCTAGAGAAGGGTTGCAATCGGCTAACCAAACAGAAATGGGAGGTTTGTCTGGAAAACCATTAACCAAACGTTCTACAGAAGTAATTCGTTTTCTTTCAGAAAAAAGCAATAAAGCATTCCCGATTATTGGCGTAGGAGGAATTCATTCTGCCGCTGACGCGATTGAAAAGCTAAATGCAGGAGCAAGTCTAGTGCAATTGTATACTGGATTTATTTATGAAGGCCCAGCATTGATAAAAGCGATTAATAAAAAAGTTTTAGAGCAATTGTAA
- a CDS encoding DUF3307 domain-containing protein gives MILFIKLLLAHLLGDFIWQPNSWVADKEIKKHKSIYLYVHILLHGILAAVLAGEISFIPYAIVIAVTHGIIDSIKLNFQKDKTKRTWFVADQIAHILILIGIALLYENKPIPNFWKDNQFWILLTGILLLTKPASIFIKTIISIWAPESKNSNQDNSLIAAGNYIGILERLFVFGFILTGHFEAIGFLLAAKSIFRFGDLKEAKDRKLTEYVLIGTLISFGMAILAGLAVQVLLLQLL, from the coding sequence ATGATCTTATTTATAAAACTGCTTCTCGCCCATTTGTTAGGCGATTTTATCTGGCAGCCCAACTCTTGGGTCGCCGACAAAGAAATCAAGAAACATAAAAGCATTTACTTATATGTTCATATTTTGCTTCACGGAATTTTAGCGGCAGTTTTAGCGGGCGAAATCAGTTTTATACCCTATGCTATTGTAATCGCTGTTACACATGGCATTATCGATTCTATCAAACTGAATTTTCAGAAAGACAAAACCAAACGCACTTGGTTTGTAGCAGACCAAATTGCGCATATTCTTATTTTGATTGGAATTGCACTGCTCTATGAAAATAAGCCTATTCCTAATTTTTGGAAAGATAATCAGTTCTGGATTCTGCTAACTGGAATTTTGTTGCTGACCAAACCAGCATCTATTTTTATAAAAACCATAATCTCAATCTGGGCACCAGAAAGCAAAAACAGCAATCAGGATAATTCTCTAATTGCTGCTGGAAATTATATTGGTATTTTAGAACGCTTGTTTGTTTTCGGTTTTATCTTAACCGGCCATTTTGAAGCAATCGGGTTTCTGCTGGCTGCAAAATCTATTTTCAGATTTGGAGATTTAAAAGAAGCCAAAGACAGAAAATTGACCGAATATGTTTTAATTGGCACCTTAATCAGCTTTGGGATGGCAATACTTGCCGGCTTAGCTGTTCAGGTATTGCTTTTACAATTGCTCTAA
- a CDS encoding hydroxymethylglutaryl-CoA lyase encodes MSKEIKIIECPRDAMQGIKDFIPTKNKVAYIQALLRVGFDTIDFGSFVSPKAIPQMQDTAEVLAQLDLSQTTSKLLSIIANTQGAITAASYEQIQYLGFPFSISENFQMRNTHKTITESLVTLQEILEVADQKNKEVVTYLSMGFGNPYGDPWNVEIVGEWTEKLAGMGVKILSLSDTVGTSTPEVITYLFSNLIPKYPEIEFGAHLHTTPESWFEKIDAAAKAGCTRFDGAIQGFGGCPMATDKLTGNMPTEKLISYFTANKKITGLNSLSFESAYNEASKLFGKFH; translated from the coding sequence TTGAGTAAAGAAATTAAAATTATCGAATGCCCTCGAGACGCTATGCAGGGTATAAAAGACTTTATTCCGACAAAAAATAAAGTCGCTTATATACAAGCTTTGCTGCGAGTTGGCTTTGATACCATTGATTTTGGAAGTTTTGTTTCTCCAAAAGCTATTCCGCAGATGCAGGATACTGCTGAGGTTTTGGCGCAATTAGACCTTTCGCAAACGACAAGCAAACTGCTTTCTATTATTGCCAATACGCAAGGCGCGATAACAGCAGCAAGTTATGAGCAGATTCAATATTTAGGTTTTCCATTTTCTATTTCTGAGAACTTTCAGATGCGTAATACCCACAAAACGATTACGGAGTCCTTAGTTACGCTGCAAGAAATTCTTGAAGTGGCTGATCAGAAAAATAAAGAAGTGGTTACCTATCTTTCTATGGGTTTCGGAAATCCGTATGGAGATCCTTGGAATGTTGAAATTGTAGGGGAGTGGACTGAAAAATTGGCCGGAATGGGCGTAAAAATTTTATCGCTTTCTGATACCGTCGGAACATCTACGCCAGAGGTAATTACCTATTTGTTTTCAAATTTAATTCCGAAATATCCAGAAATTGAGTTTGGAGCCCATTTGCATACAACACCCGAAAGCTGGTTCGAAAAAATTGATGCGGCGGCAAAAGCAGGCTGTACTCGTTTTGACGGAGCTATTCAAGGTTTTGGAGGCTGTCCTATGGCAACCGATAAACTGACAGGAAATATGCCGACAGAAAAACTGATTTCCTATTTTACAGCCAATAAAAAAATAACAGGACTTAACTCTCTCAGTTTTGAAAGTGCGTACAATGAAGCCTCAAAATTGTTTGGAAAGTTCCATTAA
- a CDS encoding DUF5723 family protein — protein sequence MRKVLILFLVFNLSCWAQNRELLYNFTSIPQSSLVNPGADVSYKYYFGFPVLSGVSANVGSSSFSAYDLFAKNGVDFNQKVRDVVNKSSSNDKVVTNQQLEIFSGGFRIGGRESRSYISFGLYQEFDFFMFVPKDLALLALNGNRDYIGKSFNLGDLSMKAELLSVFHVGFHKKVNDKFVYGGRAKIYSSGANATSTKNSGYIYTGEQAGTPNLYNQVISSNLELKTSGIARFTKDEYEGNIARDVVNNTFFNGSLGFGVDAGITYYIKDNLQLTASVIDLGFVRQTKDIETLTYKGTYQYNGANPDFSGTDDPENVFDEFDKAIPRDTLYNKYTTWRPTKLYSSIEYSFGEARPDDECNCHGKVNKYYKNAVGAQLFAMSAPRTPLFAITAFYRRNIFRKLDLKATYTLDTFSNANIGLGLAGTIGPVNIYALVNNVLEYKDISKANSAAFQLGINFVFQDKED from the coding sequence ATGAGAAAGGTACTGATTTTATTCTTGGTTTTTAATCTTTCTTGTTGGGCTCAAAACAGAGAGTTGCTTTATAATTTTACTTCAATTCCGCAATCTTCACTTGTGAATCCAGGAGCTGATGTTTCGTATAAATATTATTTTGGATTTCCGGTTTTGTCTGGAGTTTCAGCAAATGTCGGTTCTAGCAGTTTTTCGGCTTATGATTTATTCGCCAAAAATGGAGTCGATTTTAATCAAAAAGTTAGAGATGTTGTCAATAAATCTTCGAGCAATGACAAAGTAGTGACCAATCAGCAATTGGAGATATTTTCTGGCGGATTCAGAATAGGAGGAAGAGAAAGCCGTTCCTATATTTCATTCGGATTGTATCAAGAATTCGATTTCTTTATGTTTGTTCCAAAAGATTTGGCTCTGTTAGCTTTAAACGGAAATAGAGATTATATTGGAAAATCGTTTAATCTTGGCGATTTAAGTATGAAAGCCGAACTTCTTTCTGTCTTTCATGTCGGATTTCATAAAAAGGTAAACGATAAATTTGTTTACGGAGGACGCGCCAAAATCTATTCAAGCGGTGCAAATGCTACTTCTACAAAAAATTCAGGATACATTTATACCGGCGAGCAGGCAGGAACTCCAAATCTTTACAATCAGGTTATTTCTTCCAATTTAGAACTAAAAACTTCTGGAATCGCCCGTTTTACCAAAGATGAGTACGAAGGAAACATCGCCCGTGATGTTGTCAATAATACTTTTTTTAACGGAAGTCTCGGTTTTGGCGTTGATGCGGGAATCACCTATTACATAAAAGACAATTTACAGCTAACGGCCAGTGTTATCGATTTGGGTTTTGTAAGGCAGACCAAAGACATAGAAACATTAACTTACAAAGGAACTTACCAGTACAATGGCGCTAATCCAGATTTTTCGGGTACAGATGACCCAGAAAATGTTTTTGACGAATTTGACAAAGCCATACCTAGAGATACGCTTTATAATAAATATACCACTTGGCGACCGACAAAATTGTATTCTTCTATAGAGTATTCATTTGGAGAAGCACGTCCCGATGACGAATGCAATTGTCATGGAAAAGTCAACAAATATTATAAAAATGCCGTAGGAGCACAATTGTTTGCCATGTCTGCGCCTCGCACGCCTCTATTTGCGATAACAGCTTTTTACAGAAGAAATATTTTTAGAAAATTAGATCTTAAAGCAACTTATACCTTAGATACTTTTTCAAATGCCAATATTGGTTTAGGGCTTGCAGGAACAATTGGTCCGGTAAATATTTATGCCTTGGTCAATAATGTATTAGAGTATAAAGATATTTCAAAAGCCAATAGCGCAGCCTTTCAGCTCGGAATCAATTTTGTTTTTCAAGACAAAGAAGATTAG
- the guaB gene encoding IMP dehydrogenase: MIAHNSKIIGEGLTYDDVLLVPNYSNVLPREVSIKSRFSKNITLNVPIVSAAMDTVTESAMAIAMAQEGGIGVLHKNMTIEQQAGKVRKVKRAEAGMIIDPVTLPMNSTIADAKNAMKEFGIGGIPIVDENKILKGIVTNRDLRFEKNGARPIAEVMTSQNLVTVSEGTSLEQAEVVLQGHKIEKLPVVNDKNELVGLITFRDITKLTQKPIANKDSFGRLRVAAAIGVTGDAVQRAEALVAAGVDAIIIDTAHGHTEGVVNVLKEVKSKFPQIDVVVGNIATPEAAKYLVENGADGVKVGIGPGSICTTRIVAGVGFPQFSAVLEVAAAIKGTGVPVIADGGIRYTGDIPKAIAAGADCVMLGSLLAGTKESPGETIIFEGRKFKSYRGMGSVEAMQTGSKDRYFQDVEDDVKKLVPEGIVGRVPYKGELNESMLQFIGGLRAGMGYCGSKDIPTLQETGRFVRITSSGITESHPHNVTITKEAPNYSR; the protein is encoded by the coding sequence ATGATAGCACACAACTCCAAGATTATCGGCGAAGGTTTAACTTACGACGATGTATTATTAGTACCTAACTACTCGAATGTGCTTCCTCGCGAAGTGAGCATTAAATCAAGATTCTCAAAAAACATCACATTAAACGTTCCAATTGTATCGGCTGCGATGGATACAGTTACAGAAAGTGCAATGGCAATCGCTATGGCACAAGAAGGCGGAATTGGTGTTTTACATAAAAATATGACTATCGAACAGCAAGCAGGAAAAGTTCGAAAAGTAAAACGTGCAGAAGCAGGTATGATTATCGATCCGGTAACTTTACCAATGAACTCTACAATTGCTGATGCTAAAAATGCCATGAAAGAATTCGGAATCGGCGGTATTCCAATCGTTGACGAAAATAAAATTCTTAAAGGAATTGTTACCAATCGTGACTTGCGTTTCGAAAAAAATGGTGCAAGACCAATCGCTGAGGTTATGACAAGCCAAAATTTAGTTACTGTTTCTGAAGGAACTTCTTTAGAGCAAGCAGAAGTAGTTTTACAAGGTCATAAAATCGAAAAATTACCAGTTGTAAACGATAAAAACGAATTAGTTGGTTTAATCACTTTTAGAGATATTACAAAACTGACTCAAAAGCCAATCGCAAACAAAGATTCTTTTGGACGTTTGAGAGTTGCTGCTGCAATTGGAGTTACTGGAGACGCAGTTCAAAGAGCTGAAGCTTTGGTTGCTGCTGGTGTAGACGCAATCATTATCGATACAGCTCACGGACACACAGAAGGTGTGGTGAATGTATTAAAAGAAGTAAAATCAAAATTCCCTCAAATAGACGTAGTGGTTGGAAATATCGCTACTCCAGAAGCGGCTAAGTATTTAGTAGAAAACGGAGCAGATGGTGTAAAAGTTGGAATCGGACCAGGTTCTATCTGTACAACTCGTATCGTTGCAGGTGTTGGTTTCCCGCAATTCTCAGCAGTTTTAGAAGTTGCTGCAGCTATCAAAGGAACTGGTGTTCCTGTAATTGCTGATGGTGGAATTCGTTACACAGGAGATATTCCTAAAGCTATCGCTGCAGGTGCTGACTGCGTAATGTTAGGCTCATTATTAGCGGGTACAAAAGAATCTCCGGGAGAAACCATCATTTTTGAAGGAAGAAAATTCAAATCTTACCGCGGAATGGGTTCTGTTGAAGCTATGCAGACAGGTTCTAAAGACCGTTATTTCCAAGATGTTGAAGATGATGTTAAAAAATTAGTTCCAGAAGGAATTGTTGGACGTGTTCCTTACAAAGGTGAATTAAACGAAAGTATGCTTCAATTTATTGGAGGTCTTCGTGCAGGTATGGGATACTGCGGTTCAAAAGATATTCCTACTTTACAGGAAACAGGACGTTTCGTGAGAATTACTTCAAGCGGAATCACTGAAAGCCACCCTCATAACGTAACTATTACAAAAGAAGCTCCGAATTATTCGAGATAA